The sequence AGTACCCGGAAGGTCGAGGGGACGGTCCACGACGACGTGTCGACGTCGGCGTCCAGTGTGACGGGGAGCGCACGATTCAGGTTACCCGGAAGGCCACCGCCGGTGATGTGCGCCATCGCGTGCACGTGGCCAAGCATGGGCTTCAGACATTGCAGATACGAGCGATGCACCGCGAGCATGACATCGGCGACACTGGCACCACCCGCGTCGGGAAACGCATCGTGCACGCCGAGCTTGAGTCGATCGCTGATGATGCGACGCGCCAGCGAATACCCGTTCGTATGCAGTCCGTCGCTGGCCAGCGCGACGAGCGCATCGCCTTCGCGCACATTGGCACTGGTGATGACCTGCGACTCGTCGACGATGCCGACGATGAAGCCGGCGAGATCGTAGTCGGGGGGCGTATACACGCCCGGCATTTCGGCCGTCTCACCACCGATCAACGCACAGCTGTTCTCGCGGCACCCCGCCGCCACACCGGCCACCACACCTTCCACGACATGCGGCAGCAGCTTCCCGAATGCGACGTAATCGAGGAAGAACATCGGCACCGCCCCCTGCACGAGAATGTCGTTCGTGCAGTGATTGACGAGGCAGTGTCCGATGGTGTCGTGACGGTCGGCGTCTATCGCGATCTTGATCTTGGTGCCGACGCCGTCGGCGCTCGAGACCAGCAACGGCGCGCGGTAGCCCTCAGGGACACGGAACATGCCGCCGAATCCGCCGAACGCACCGCGCGCACCGGCCGTCAACGTGGACTGCACGAGCGTGGCGAGACGGTTCTTCGAATCTTCGGCGGCGTCGATGTCGACGCCCGCCGACCGATAGGTGAGCGGGGATTCGCCGGACGTGCTCACGCGCGGAGATCCTCGTCGAACGCCACCAGCTGACGGAACTCCTGCACGCGCGCGTCGATATCGGCGCGTGTGATTTCGAGCAGTCGACCGTTCGAGAACTTCTCGACGGCGAACGACCCCATCGCCGAGCCCACGACGACGGCACGTCGCATGGACGCGTCGCTCAAGTCGCCGCTGGCGGCGAGCGAGCCGATGAAGCCGCCGGCGAAGGAATCGCCGGCGCCGGTGGGATCGAACACCGACTCGAGCGGATACGCGGGGGCGAAGAAGACGCTCTCGCGCGTGAACATGAAGGCGCCGTGTTCGCCCTTCTTGATGAGCACGTGCTTCGGTCCCTTGTCGAGAATCCAGCGCGCGGCCTGCACCAGGTTGGTGTGCTCCGTGAGCTGGCGTGCTTCGCCGTCGTTGAGCGTGATCAGATCGACATGACCGAGCAGCTCGATGAGTTCCGGGCGACGCGACTCGATCCAGAAGTTCATGGTGTCGCACGCGACCAAACGTGGCTTCTCAACCTGCTCGAGCACCTGCAGCTGCAGGCGCGGATCGATATTGGCGAGAAATACGAACGGCGCCTTGCGGAACTGCTCGGGAATGTTCGGGCGAAAGTTGGAGAACACCCCGAGATGGGTCTCGAGCGTTTCGGCCGAGTTGAGATCGTGGCGATAGCGGCCACGCCAGCGGAAGCTGGAGCCGCTGACCTTTTCGAGTCCGGCCAGATCGACACCACGATCGGCGAGCGGCTGCAGGAGATCCACGGGGTAGTCGTCACCGAC is a genomic window of Gemmatimonas sp. containing:
- the purM gene encoding phosphoribosylformylglycinamidine cyclo-ligase, producing MSTSGESPLTYRSAGVDIDAAEDSKNRLATLVQSTLTAGARGAFGGFGGMFRVPEGYRAPLLVSSADGVGTKIKIAIDADRHDTIGHCLVNHCTNDILVQGAVPMFFLDYVAFGKLLPHVVEGVVAGVAAGCRENSCALIGGETAEMPGVYTPPDYDLAGFIVGIVDESQVITSANVREGDALVALASDGLHTNGYSLARRIISDRLKLGVHDAFPDAGGASVADVMLAVHRSYLQCLKPMLGHVHAMAHITGGGLPGNLNRALPVTLDADVDTSSWTVPSTFRVLAEAGAVAPLEMFRAFNMGVGMVVITAQENVRAITARAAECGIDAWECGTVVPGTGRVRLDGVVT
- a CDS encoding PfkB family carbohydrate kinase; translated protein: MSSFPSTASQVLVVGSVALDSVETPFGKADDVLGGSGTYFSSSASHFAPVQLVGVVGDDYPVDLLQPLADRGVDLAGLEKVSGSSFRWRGRYRHDLNSAETLETHLGVFSNFRPNIPEQFRKAPFVFLANIDPRLQLQVLEQVEKPRLVACDTMNFWIESRRPELIELLGHVDLITLNDGEARQLTEHTNLVQAARWILDKGPKHVLIKKGEHGAFMFTRESVFFAPAYPLESVFDPTGAGDSFAGGFIGSLAASGDLSDASMRRAVVVGSAMGSFAVEKFSNGRLLEITRADIDARVQEFRQLVAFDEDLRA